The proteins below are encoded in one region of Reichenbachiella sp. 5M10:
- a CDS encoding ABC transporter ATP-binding protein codes for MSTLVQVHQVHKSFKENVVLQNISFDISEGEVVCILGASGSGKSTLLRIMGGLEDADQGQVRVDEEHITGPSKNLVPGYDFINFVSQHFKLEQFRTVRDNIYSVISYYPDKECNERIEELLELCKLKDKAESYPRELSGGQQQRVAIAMALADNPYLLLMDEPFSNLDVNMKTQIREEIVEILRKAEVTVVLVSHDPIDAMAVADRVMILEEGHISQIDTPQNIYQNPTSAYAAQFLGPINYLKVDGKPIGVRPEQIRIHKEGEHEGKVTKCIFMGMHYHVWLTSDIADKTILLYHSSALNIGQTVHFNLMTTEIT; via the coding sequence ATGAGTACACTCGTTCAAGTCCACCAAGTTCACAAATCCTTTAAAGAAAATGTCGTCCTTCAGAACATCTCCTTCGATATATCCGAAGGGGAGGTTGTCTGTATCTTGGGTGCGAGTGGCTCTGGCAAAAGCACTCTACTTCGAATCATGGGAGGACTCGAAGATGCGGACCAAGGACAGGTACGTGTAGACGAAGAGCACATCACGGGCCCTTCCAAAAATCTCGTGCCAGGCTATGATTTCATCAACTTCGTCTCGCAACATTTCAAACTGGAACAGTTCAGAACGGTACGCGACAACATCTACTCTGTCATCTCCTACTACCCAGACAAAGAATGCAACGAACGCATCGAGGAGCTGCTTGAACTCTGTAAGCTCAAAGACAAAGCAGAATCCTATCCCCGTGAGCTCTCTGGCGGCCAACAGCAGCGAGTAGCCATCGCTATGGCACTTGCTGACAACCCCTACCTCCTACTTATGGACGAGCCCTTTAGCAACCTGGACGTCAACATGAAGACTCAAATACGGGAAGAAATCGTAGAAATATTGCGCAAAGCAGAAGTCACCGTTGTACTCGTGAGCCATGACCCCATCGATGCAATGGCTGTAGCAGACCGTGTCATGATCCTAGAAGAAGGGCACATCTCTCAAATCGATACACCCCAAAACATCTACCAAAACCCTACATCAGCCTACGCGGCGCAATTTCTCGGGCCAATTAATTACCTAAAAGTCGATGGAAAGCCAATCGGCGTAAGACCTGAGCAAATAAGAATACACAAAGAAGGTGAACATGAAGGGAAGGTCACCAAGTGTATCTTTATGGGAATGCACTACCATGTTTGGTTGACATCAGATATTGCAGACAAGACCATCCTTTTGTACCATAGCTCCGCGCTCAATATCGGACAGACCGTTCATTTCAACCTGATGACAACCGAAATCACTTAG
- a CDS encoding Spy/CpxP family protein refolding chaperone has product MKKSILTAVLSIGLLGGLMAQSPAHRSEGRNGHRDQKKGDRIEMMTERLALNESQVEQIKTIHMQSAKEAKNLRNQLNELDARLTTLTTADTADRKQIEKTAHQIGDLREKLFVSRTMTQVNIRSILTEEQQMKFDRMQAHQDSKESRHR; this is encoded by the coding sequence ATGAAAAAGTCAATATTAACAGCCGTGCTATCGATCGGACTACTAGGTGGTCTGATGGCACAATCTCCAGCGCACCGATCAGAAGGCAGAAATGGCCACCGTGATCAGAAGAAGGGTGACCGCATTGAAATGATGACCGAAAGACTGGCCCTCAACGAATCACAAGTCGAGCAGATCAAAACCATACACATGCAGTCAGCCAAAGAGGCCAAGAACCTCCGCAATCAACTCAATGAGCTCGATGCACGTCTGACAACACTGACTACTGCGGACACCGCTGACCGAAAGCAAATCGAAAAAACAGCACACCAAATCGGAGATCTCCGCGAGAAGCTATTCGTCAGTCGTACGATGACACAAGTCAACATCCGAAGTATATTGACCGAAGAGCAGCAGATGAAATTTGACAGGATGCAAGCGCACCAAGACTCCAAAGAGTCAAGACATAGATAA
- a CDS encoding bestrophin family protein, which translates to MIKYNPKNWLVFNFYSRFVFRRLLPMLLGMTLFTVVLEYVVLDWMQLHYPGILSFHSILGIFLGLFLVLRTNTAYDRWWEGRKLWGQLVNNTRNLAIKINTYTEDKETKAFFREMIPNITVAIKEHLRDSRIIGEMEISDESTREAIIASDHRPNYIANLLYKKVREMKKNGDISEMEYLGLDKELKSFSDIYGACERIHSTPIPYSYSMFIKKFIFFYIFTLPFGLVWQFGYWTTLIVLPVFYFLLSLELISEEIEDPFGKDINDLPLDQLSTKIKANVKEILS; encoded by the coding sequence ATGATAAAGTATAACCCTAAAAATTGGCTTGTTTTTAATTTTTACAGCCGTTTCGTCTTTCGTCGATTGTTGCCCATGCTTTTGGGTATGACTTTGTTTACCGTCGTACTGGAGTATGTGGTGCTGGATTGGATGCAGTTGCACTATCCAGGGATACTTAGTTTTCACTCCATTCTAGGGATTTTCTTAGGGTTGTTTTTGGTGCTCAGGACCAATACAGCCTATGACCGATGGTGGGAAGGCCGTAAGCTGTGGGGGCAGTTAGTCAACAATACCCGGAACTTGGCCATAAAAATCAATACTTATACAGAAGACAAAGAAACGAAAGCATTTTTTAGAGAGATGATTCCTAATATCACTGTGGCTATCAAGGAGCACTTGAGAGATAGCCGAATCATTGGTGAAATGGAGATCAGTGATGAATCAACTCGTGAGGCAATCATCGCTAGTGATCATCGCCCCAATTACATTGCCAATTTGCTCTACAAGAAAGTTCGTGAGATGAAGAAAAATGGGGATATTTCTGAAATGGAATATCTTGGGTTGGACAAGGAACTGAAGAGCTTTTCGGATATCTATGGAGCTTGTGAGCGGATTCACTCCACACCCATTCCTTATTCCTATAGCATGTTCATCAAGAAGTTTATCTTCTTTTATATTTTCACACTACCCTTCGGCTTGGTCTGGCAGTTTGGCTACTGGACTACTTTGATTGTACTGCCTGTTTTCTACTTTTTGCTGAGTTTGGAACTGATCTCAGAGGAGATCGAGGACCCGTTTGGCAAGGATATCAATGATTTGCCATTGGACCAGTTGAGTACTAAAATCAAGGCCAACGTCAAGGAGATATTATCTTAA
- a CDS encoding PorP/SprF family type IX secretion system membrane protein, with product MKKIILLLIIGLCGGATFCFGQQYPETDFYSVNPYLINPGFTGALTGLSGYVTGRRPMTQQVNQISNYRIAVNQSLERTQLGIGGKMTYDRRAFFESLYLDFSFAYKLVLDHKRVLSLGADVGIVNRSYSLDELSAYVDLSDPTLSSDYYYGTNFQMGLGLAYYSTSIEAGIAMPYIFDDSQAINQYFNAYFAYKHYFSQDRWILKPNAYWVSYLDKSEKVNLSLSVENRGRFWGQLGVSSTKEVSIGMGLKFDIYQLSYNYAYNWNQNSVAPSSTGEIMLSIHYSKSNKEFAHITTKRNRRVK from the coding sequence ATGAAGAAAATAATTTTACTACTAATCATCGGTCTTTGTGGTGGGGCAACGTTCTGTTTTGGACAGCAGTATCCTGAGACGGACTTTTACAGTGTGAACCCTTATTTAATCAATCCGGGATTTACCGGTGCGCTCACGGGACTGTCTGGCTATGTGACAGGTAGACGTCCGATGACCCAGCAAGTCAATCAAATCAGCAACTACCGTATAGCTGTCAATCAGTCCTTGGAGAGGACTCAGCTCGGTATTGGAGGGAAAATGACTTACGATCGACGGGCATTTTTTGAATCGTTGTATTTGGATTTTAGTTTCGCTTATAAGCTGGTTTTAGATCACAAGCGCGTTCTTAGTTTGGGAGCGGATGTCGGGATAGTCAATCGGAGTTACTCCTTGGATGAGTTGTCGGCCTATGTAGATTTGTCTGATCCTACGTTATCTTCAGATTATTATTATGGCACCAATTTTCAGATGGGTTTGGGTCTAGCCTATTACTCTACAAGTATAGAAGCAGGTATAGCGATGCCTTATATCTTTGATGATTCGCAGGCAATCAACCAGTATTTTAATGCGTATTTTGCTTACAAACATTATTTTTCTCAAGACAGATGGATACTAAAACCCAATGCTTACTGGGTATCTTATCTTGACAAATCAGAGAAAGTGAATTTGAGTCTGTCTGTGGAGAACCGAGGACGTTTTTGGGGGCAACTGGGTGTGTCAAGTACTAAAGAAGTTTCTATCGGTATGGGATTGAAGTTTGATATTTATCAGCTGTCCTACAACTACGCGTACAACTGGAACCAAAACAGTGTCGCTCCTAGTAGTACGGGTGAAATTATGCTGAGCATACACTACAGTAAATCGAATAAAGAATTTGCGCACATTACCACAAAAAGAAATCGCAGAGTCAAGTGA
- a CDS encoding periplasmic heavy metal sensor: protein MKPSHYNTLKNTFIVFLVLFNLGCLFVLFKGHERIKKSEHLKESRRELLKEKLGLDDSQMEQFTLLKKEHVKKLRKKQNKLFQLRKEVFAHLGDPDFDIDTYTQEIGMIQQDMDHMAFEHFSKLRALCRPDQYESFDAFAQRIMLSQHSKERSPKR, encoded by the coding sequence ATGAAACCCTCTCACTACAATACTTTGAAAAATACATTCATCGTCTTCCTTGTCCTTTTCAATCTAGGGTGCCTTTTTGTACTCTTCAAAGGTCACGAAAGAATAAAGAAAAGTGAACACTTGAAAGAATCAAGGAGAGAACTCCTCAAGGAAAAGCTCGGACTGGATGACTCACAAATGGAACAATTCACTCTACTAAAAAAAGAACACGTAAAAAAACTGCGCAAGAAACAAAACAAATTGTTTCAGTTGCGCAAGGAAGTATTTGCACATCTTGGAGATCCAGATTTTGACATAGACACTTACACCCAAGAAATCGGAATGATCCAACAAGACATGGACCACATGGCATTCGAACACTTTTCAAAACTCCGAGCCTTGTGCAGACCAGATCAGTACGAAAGCTTTGACGCGTTTGCGCAGAGGATCATGCTCTCGCAGCATTCCAAAGAGCGCTCGCCCAAAAGGTAG
- a CDS encoding triple tyrosine motif-containing protein gives MLKALATTAFLLLWTYPTLVAQQGDLFLTHHQLDLEGLDNLNFDIASNHNGQLCIANRSGLLFYDGDKWDYISTPSSALSITFDHEDNLYVGCVGDFGIIDYKDNKYQFISLNPNKHDHGLYNKTLYQDSSVYFLSESNLQRYHTGQQRTNLLLLDDPEDYFTNMFEVDGEVLLQTNDTIFRYQNDALSYPDWSPPSHARFLFFDKHPTEDKYVAGTSDNRTFIYRAPKFYECKISEFLEEHESFVNNGKWVNDRYFALSTLEDGCILYDNKKSEIKEIINQSKGLPDNQIHAIGTDQEEGLWISHAYGLSRMEINIPFRSFSNFQGLHGNISEVYFHNRTLYAATSEGVFYLDKEDVYKNNVYYVPKTNKPSTQPKQQEKKKWKLFGGNNKEEHYSNPQHIKKEDKKQYEKRILKEFLHSKFVFKPVEGIHSKTEKFIVYKGKLLVAGTNGVYEIKDGAGELVIHEPVRLIEQERKTNRLIICTYFDEIKLYEIEDDIWVISDEIDLHGNIILNALNDVSGRTWFITAGSLYEFNSLNSENPDFNTYEFDNPFVDKAKLAYIDKQLYLINNQGYFYLNTTLKKIIPDTTLLQQLGTPIRHLQQRNGIIWVHNGENWHKINRDKTFEEFDKFRLFPNMNYISKYGGRLWLLNESKEILQYEPAISDSLIALNKMFFRKVTTNYGDVKLGSNMSFSHDENTIHFEMSCPDYRGLLKSEYQYKLKGLNNEWSQWRENNRIDFNYLQPGNYTLKVKSRDSFGNIQESQEVSFTIQPPYWKTHWFYGIQIFMMAMLVIGSIVLNRRAKSKNILLTEALTILTIVMVIEFLQSVAASYLSIQSSPVVDFGIDVGIALCVFPLEQFLKKYMKAEKQGPGLSGKGILDILGAPFKKKAKAAKA, from the coding sequence ATGCTCAAAGCCTTAGCTACCACCGCTTTTCTCTTGCTATGGACCTATCCTACGTTGGTTGCCCAACAAGGAGATCTGTTTCTAACGCATCACCAGTTGGACCTAGAAGGCTTGGACAACCTCAATTTTGATATAGCCTCTAATCACAATGGTCAACTTTGTATCGCCAATCGCTCTGGCCTCCTATTTTATGACGGAGACAAGTGGGACTACATCTCTACACCTAGCAGTGCCCTCTCCATCACCTTTGACCATGAAGACAACCTTTATGTTGGTTGTGTGGGAGACTTTGGTATCATAGACTATAAAGACAACAAATACCAGTTCATCTCTCTCAATCCAAACAAACATGATCATGGACTGTACAACAAGACTTTGTACCAAGACTCCAGTGTATACTTTTTGAGTGAAAGCAACTTACAGCGCTACCATACAGGGCAACAACGCACCAATTTACTACTACTCGATGATCCAGAGGACTATTTCACCAACATGTTTGAAGTCGACGGAGAGGTTCTGTTGCAAACCAACGACACGATCTTTCGCTACCAAAACGATGCGCTGTCCTACCCAGACTGGTCACCACCTTCTCATGCTCGTTTCTTATTTTTTGACAAGCATCCGACAGAGGACAAATATGTCGCCGGCACCTCTGACAACCGTACGTTCATCTACCGAGCCCCGAAATTTTATGAGTGCAAAATCTCGGAATTTCTAGAAGAGCACGAATCCTTTGTCAACAACGGCAAATGGGTCAACGACCGCTACTTTGCGCTAAGTACACTGGAAGACGGATGCATCCTCTACGACAACAAAAAATCCGAAATCAAAGAAATCATCAACCAGAGCAAGGGACTCCCAGACAACCAAATCCACGCCATCGGTACAGACCAAGAGGAAGGGCTATGGATATCTCACGCCTATGGACTTAGCCGTATGGAGATCAACATCCCGTTCCGGAGTTTTTCCAACTTCCAAGGACTTCATGGCAATATATCAGAGGTCTATTTTCACAATCGTACACTCTATGCCGCAACCAGCGAAGGTGTATTCTATCTAGACAAAGAGGACGTTTACAAAAACAACGTCTACTATGTACCCAAAACAAACAAGCCATCTACTCAACCCAAACAACAAGAGAAAAAAAAATGGAAGCTATTTGGAGGCAACAACAAGGAGGAGCACTACTCCAACCCACAACACATCAAAAAGGAGGATAAAAAACAATATGAAAAGCGCATTCTCAAGGAGTTTTTGCATTCCAAATTTGTATTCAAACCGGTCGAAGGCATCCACTCCAAAACGGAAAAATTCATCGTGTACAAAGGCAAACTTCTTGTCGCAGGGACCAATGGCGTATACGAAATCAAAGATGGAGCTGGCGAACTCGTCATCCACGAACCAGTACGCCTCATCGAACAAGAGCGCAAAACCAACCGACTCATCATCTGTACATATTTTGACGAAATCAAACTCTACGAAATCGAAGACGACATATGGGTCATCTCCGACGAGATCGATCTTCATGGCAACATCATCCTCAATGCCCTCAATGACGTCAGCGGTCGTACATGGTTCATCACAGCAGGCTCACTGTATGAGTTCAACTCACTCAACTCCGAAAACCCAGATTTCAACACCTATGAGTTTGACAACCCATTCGTAGATAAAGCCAAACTGGCCTATATTGACAAACAGCTCTATTTGATCAACAACCAAGGATATTTCTACCTCAACACCACGCTCAAAAAGATAATCCCTGACACGACGCTGCTCCAACAACTCGGCACTCCGATCCGGCACTTGCAGCAGCGCAACGGCATCATTTGGGTACACAATGGTGAGAATTGGCACAAAATCAATCGAGACAAAACATTCGAAGAATTCGACAAGTTCAGGCTATTTCCCAACATGAACTACATCTCCAAGTACGGAGGTAGACTCTGGCTACTCAACGAATCCAAAGAGATACTGCAGTACGAACCTGCCATCTCAGATTCATTGATTGCACTCAACAAAATGTTTTTCCGTAAAGTGACGACCAACTACGGTGATGTCAAACTAGGCAGCAACATGAGCTTTAGCCACGACGAAAACACCATCCACTTTGAAATGTCTTGTCCAGACTACCGAGGACTTCTCAAATCAGAATACCAATACAAACTCAAGGGACTCAACAACGAGTGGTCGCAATGGAGAGAAAACAACCGCATCGATTTCAATTACCTACAGCCCGGCAACTATACGCTCAAAGTCAAGTCTCGTGACTCGTTTGGCAACATCCAAGAATCCCAAGAGGTAAGTTTCACCATCCAACCACCTTACTGGAAAACGCACTGGTTCTACGGTATCCAGATTTTCATGATGGCCATGCTCGTCATCGGATCGATCGTGCTCAACCGCCGTGCCAAATCTAAAAACATCCTACTTACCGAAGCATTGACTATACTCACGATTGTGATGGTCATCGAGTTTTTGCAATCCGTAGCTGCCAGTTATTTGAGTATACAAAGCTCTCCTGTCGTAGATTTCGGTATAGATGTAGGCATTGCTCTCTGTGTATTCCCTCTGGAGCAGTTCTTGAAAAAATACATGAAAGCTGAAAAACAGGGTCCGGGACTCTCTGGCAAAGGTATCCTTGACATCCTCGGGGCTCCTTTCAAAAAAAAAGCGAAAGCTGCCAAAGCCTAA
- a CDS encoding GNAT family N-acetyltransferase, whose translation MEIKHVPLESVWKMRFEIMYPEHSIEMVKLPADEQGLHYGLYEGDILMSVISLFVEEGKMQFRKFCTRVDQQGKGYGTTLLRHVFDVVLPAHQVAAIWCNARTNAAALYERFGMVRTERTYRQYGYDFVIMEKLLAA comes from the coding sequence ATGGAAATCAAACATGTGCCGTTAGAATCGGTTTGGAAAATGCGCTTTGAGATCATGTATCCTGAGCATAGTATCGAGATGGTCAAGCTCCCTGCCGACGAGCAGGGTTTGCACTATGGACTGTACGAGGGAGATATACTGATGTCTGTGATCTCACTTTTTGTCGAGGAGGGCAAGATGCAGTTTCGCAAGTTTTGTACGCGCGTTGATCAGCAAGGCAAGGGCTATGGTACGACATTGCTTCGGCATGTGTTTGATGTAGTACTGCCTGCACATCAGGTTGCGGCCATTTGGTGCAATGCCCGCACCAATGCCGCAGCGCTCTACGAGCGTTTTGGTATGGTCCGTACTGAGCGGACTTATCGCCAATACGGCTATGATTTTGTCATCATGGAAAAGCTATTGGCCGCTTAG
- a CDS encoding RNA polymerase sigma factor — MKESQLVSLLQQHDEEAFKVLFDTHAKRVYNTSLNFLQIQEDAEEVTQDVFLEVHEKIERFKQKSTLSTWIYRITCNKCLEFLRKAKRKKRFAFFVSVDGAETAHLSVDHPGLAAENEQKAALIQQQLETLADSQRMAFTLYHMDGQSYQEIAQIMETSLSSVESLMFRAKNNLKKKLAHIDWTES; from the coding sequence TTGAAAGAATCACAACTGGTATCGCTGCTGCAACAACACGACGAAGAGGCCTTCAAGGTACTCTTTGACACGCATGCAAAGAGAGTGTACAACACCTCCCTCAACTTCCTACAAATCCAAGAAGATGCGGAAGAGGTCACTCAGGATGTGTTTTTGGAGGTTCACGAAAAAATCGAACGCTTTAAACAAAAATCCACACTCAGTACCTGGATATACCGCATTACCTGCAACAAGTGCTTAGAGTTTTTGCGGAAAGCAAAAAGAAAAAAACGCTTCGCGTTTTTCGTCTCAGTGGATGGTGCCGAGACAGCACACTTGAGCGTAGATCACCCAGGCCTAGCGGCCGAAAACGAACAAAAAGCGGCTCTCATACAACAACAACTCGAAACTCTGGCAGACAGCCAACGCATGGCATTTACGCTATACCACATGGACGGGCAATCTTACCAAGAAATCGCCCAAATCATGGAAACAAGCCTATCCTCAGTCGAATCGCTGATGTTCAGAGCCAAAAACAATTTGAAGAAGAAATTAGCCCACATAGATTGGACAGAGTCATGA
- a CDS encoding cadherin domain-containing protein, whose amino-acid sequence MNKIISVLGFWVLSMQCLHAQDPDWSVDYSQFPFRMSVSAVIEREGGLLEQGENKVAAFVGGEIRGIGYADSFHEPSGRYLAIFQIGSRVAQGEQVTFKIYDETEDAVVEGRFELAFVADQLVGSVSDPYVISDNRYPTAVTVSTTRFEENLASGEVICTLEVSDGDDDSHVLGLSDFDPPAASSLIAISGSSIVVSQVANYEMLRAFSVRLTATDVLGASVSVDLDFDVTNLEEAPTDITLSQYAITENNSPQALVALIATADEDRDEMHSYFFTPVSQNEDTAFFVINGSQLKVNTVLDHESRSEYQLLISSEDKFGLTFSKALTLSVLDENEAPQISEATFGTVENVSVGSSLGTLTFSDPDVGQTLTLEMLTTGLPFSMDPVSGVLTVTGAINYEAATQYAFDVKVTDDGTPSLSSTQSLVMAVTDENEPPSDVTLSEIFISENLDVGSLVGELEVDDQDASERFSYEILATENQQDHTYFELIDNQLITKKQIDKESLDSYSLDVRVRDKAGHQLEKTLFVFVTDQNEQPRAYDTLWTVSEEHAVGMLVGQIEAYDPDAGQQLSYELRSALSDLPFEMDPVTGAVSLTEVLDYESRSDYYLSVSIVDDGVPSLEEVISLHVRLTDINEAPTRILISGQTLLENRNSGALVGTLETLDADQVDFHSYEIIQIDQSPTNNAFVVLDNKLFANQLFDYETQSSYQVEIKSWDKGGLSVSEKVEILIEDTNEAPVVLDTVFSVRENTAFGHVVGQLQAIDQDHGQQLTYTFLEDGAGVFALDDVSGEISVNMPEVLDYEQTISFSFEVVVEDDGEPILRDTCTVSVEVEDLPEAELPIRNYISPNGDGFNDFLTIENPEVYEGFVLHVMNARGVRLYSKANYDNSWDGYYRGAVLPVGVYYYLFENINTGVRYQGQFYIKDR is encoded by the coding sequence GTGAATAAGATAATTAGCGTATTGGGGTTTTGGGTGCTATCGATGCAGTGCTTGCATGCCCAAGATCCCGACTGGTCAGTAGACTACAGTCAGTTCCCTTTTCGAATGTCTGTCAGCGCAGTGATTGAGCGAGAGGGTGGGCTACTGGAACAAGGAGAAAACAAAGTGGCTGCATTCGTAGGGGGGGAGATACGTGGCATAGGGTATGCCGATTCGTTTCATGAGCCTTCGGGTAGATATTTGGCGATTTTTCAGATAGGCAGTCGGGTAGCACAGGGGGAGCAAGTCACATTCAAAATCTATGACGAAACGGAAGATGCTGTAGTAGAGGGAAGGTTTGAGTTGGCTTTCGTAGCGGATCAACTCGTGGGATCGGTCAGTGATCCGTATGTGATCTCAGACAATCGCTATCCCACTGCTGTCACAGTTTCTACTACGAGATTTGAAGAAAATCTAGCCAGTGGGGAAGTGATCTGTACCCTAGAGGTGTCGGATGGAGATGATGACAGTCATGTTTTGGGGTTGAGTGATTTTGATCCTCCTGCAGCATCTTCGCTTATAGCGATCAGTGGGAGCTCTATAGTGGTGAGCCAAGTAGCGAATTATGAAATGCTGCGTGCATTTTCTGTCAGACTGACTGCTACGGATGTTTTGGGTGCTAGTGTGTCCGTGGATTTGGATTTTGATGTGACGAACCTCGAGGAGGCTCCAACTGATATAACCCTCTCTCAGTATGCGATCACCGAAAACAATTCTCCGCAAGCACTGGTTGCGTTGATCGCTACAGCGGATGAGGACAGGGATGAGATGCACAGTTATTTTTTTACTCCAGTGAGTCAAAATGAGGATACGGCATTTTTCGTGATCAACGGTAGTCAACTGAAGGTGAACACCGTCTTGGATCATGAGAGTCGTTCAGAATATCAACTATTGATATCGAGTGAAGACAAGTTTGGGTTGACATTTAGCAAAGCCTTGACACTATCCGTATTAGATGAGAACGAAGCGCCACAGATCAGTGAAGCGACATTCGGTACAGTTGAAAATGTATCCGTTGGATCTTCACTGGGTACGCTGACATTTAGCGATCCAGATGTGGGGCAAACTTTGACTTTGGAGATGCTGACGACTGGCCTTCCGTTTTCGATGGATCCAGTGTCTGGGGTGCTGACCGTGACAGGAGCGATCAATTATGAAGCGGCTACTCAATATGCTTTTGATGTGAAAGTGACTGATGATGGCACGCCATCCCTTTCTTCTACGCAGAGCTTGGTGATGGCAGTGACGGACGAAAACGAACCGCCAAGTGATGTGACTTTGTCAGAGATCTTTATTTCAGAGAATCTAGATGTCGGCTCCTTGGTAGGGGAACTAGAGGTAGACGATCAGGATGCGAGTGAGCGATTTTCATATGAAATTTTAGCAACTGAAAACCAGCAGGATCATACCTACTTTGAACTGATAGACAATCAGTTGATCACCAAAAAGCAGATTGATAAGGAATCTTTGGATAGCTACTCCTTGGATGTGCGTGTCAGGGATAAGGCAGGACATCAACTGGAAAAGACCCTTTTTGTTTTTGTGACAGATCAAAACGAACAGCCCCGAGCCTACGATACGTTATGGACGGTGTCCGAGGAGCATGCTGTGGGGATGTTGGTTGGACAAATCGAAGCATATGATCCGGATGCAGGACAGCAGCTCAGTTATGAACTGAGAAGTGCACTAAGCGATTTGCCTTTTGAGATGGACCCAGTGACAGGAGCTGTTTCATTGACAGAGGTGTTGGACTATGAATCTAGGTCGGACTACTATCTATCAGTGAGCATCGTAGATGATGGTGTCCCGTCGTTGGAGGAGGTGATTTCGCTGCATGTTCGACTGACCGACATCAACGAGGCTCCTACACGTATTTTGATTTCAGGTCAGACACTTTTGGAAAACCGAAATTCGGGAGCGCTAGTGGGGACGTTGGAGACGCTGGATGCTGATCAAGTAGACTTTCATAGCTATGAGATCATACAGATTGATCAGTCTCCTACCAACAATGCGTTTGTTGTTTTGGACAACAAGCTGTTTGCCAATCAATTGTTCGACTATGAAACTCAGTCGAGCTATCAAGTAGAGATCAAGTCATGGGACAAAGGAGGACTGTCGGTCTCTGAAAAGGTAGAAATCCTGATTGAAGACACCAACGAGGCACCTGTGGTTTTAGATACTGTTTTCTCTGTGCGCGAAAACACGGCGTTTGGTCACGTCGTAGGGCAACTCCAAGCCATCGATCAGGATCACGGTCAGCAACTGACATATACTTTTTTAGAAGATGGAGCTGGGGTATTTGCCCTAGATGATGTGTCAGGAGAGATATCGGTCAATATGCCTGAGGTACTTGATTATGAGCAGACGATTTCTTTTTCCTTCGAAGTAGTCGTGGAAGATGACGGGGAGCCTATACTGCGAGACACGTGTACTGTCAGCGTGGAAGTTGAAGACTTGCCCGAGGCAGAGCTACCTATTCGAAATTATATCTCCCCAAATGGAGATGGTTTCAATGATTTTTTGACCATTGAGAATCCCGAAGTTTACGAAGGATTTGTCTTGCATGTGATGAATGCGCGAGGTGTGCGTCTGTACTCCAAAGCGAATTATGACAACAGTTGGGATGGGTACTACCGTGGAGCGGTTTTGCCTGTGGGAGTTTACTATTATCTATTCGAAAATATCAATACGGGGGTGAGGTATCAAGGTCAGTTTTATATCAAAGATCGATAG